A section of the Leminorella richardii genome encodes:
- the rplE gene encoding 50S ribosomal protein L5, which yields MAKLHDYYKEQVVNKLVEQFGYKSVMQVPRVEKITLNMGVGEAITDKKLLDNAAADLTAISGQKPLVTKARKSVAGFKIRQGYPIGCKVTLRGERMWEFLERLISIAVPRIRDFRGLNTKSFDGRGNYSMGVREQIIFPEIDYDKVDRVRGLDITITTSAKSDEEGRALLAAFNFPFRK from the coding sequence ATGGCGAAACTGCATGATTACTACAAAGAACAGGTAGTAAATAAACTGGTAGAACAGTTTGGCTACAAATCTGTCATGCAAGTCCCTCGGGTCGAGAAGATTACCCTCAACATGGGTGTTGGTGAAGCAATCACTGATAAGAAACTGCTGGATAACGCAGCAGCTGACTTGACAGCGATTTCCGGTCAAAAGCCGCTTGTCACCAAAGCCCGTAAGTCCGTTGCAGGCTTCAAAATCCGTCAAGGGTATCCGATCGGCTGTAAAGTGACCCTGCGTGGCGAACGTATGTGGGAGTTCTTAGAGCGCCTGATCTCTATTGCTGTACCTCGTATCCGTGACTTTCGTGGTTTAAACACCAAGTCATTCGACGGCCGTGGTAACTACAGCATGGGCGTGCGTGAGCAGATCATCTTCCCAGAAATCGACTATGACAAAGTCGACCGTGTACGTGGTTTGGATATTACCATCACCACTTCCGCGAAATCTGACGAAGAAGGCCGCGCTCTGCTGGCTGCCTTTAACTTCCCGTTCCGCAAGTAA
- the rpsK gene encoding 30S ribosomal protein S11 — translation MAKAPVRARKRVRKQVSDGMAHIHASFNNTIVTITDRQGNALGWATAGGSGFRGSRKSTPFAAQVAAERCAEAVKEYGIKNLEVMVKGPGPGRESTIRALNAAGFRITNITDVTPIPHNGCRPPKKRRV, via the coding sequence ATGGCAAAAGCACCTGTTCGTGCACGCAAGCGTGTAAGAAAGCAAGTTTCTGACGGTATGGCTCATATCCATGCATCTTTTAACAACACCATTGTAACCATTACCGATCGTCAGGGTAATGCACTGGGTTGGGCAACAGCTGGTGGTTCCGGCTTCCGTGGTTCTCGTAAATCCACTCCGTTCGCGGCTCAAGTAGCGGCTGAACGCTGCGCTGAAGCAGTGAAAGAGTACGGAATTAAGAATCTGGAAGTGATGGTCAAAGGACCAGGTCCAGGTCGTGAGTCAACTATCCGCGCTCTGAACGCGGCTGGTTTCCGCATCACTAATATTACTGATGTGACTCCGATCCCTCACAACGGTTGTCGTCCTCCTAAGAAACGCCGCGTATAA
- the rpsN gene encoding 30S ribosomal protein S14 — protein MAKQSMKAREVKRVKLADKFFAKRLELKAIISDVNASDEDRWNAVLKLQTLPRDSSPSRQRNRCRQTGRPHGVLRKFGLSRIKVREAAMRGEIPGLKKASW, from the coding sequence ATGGCTAAGCAATCAATGAAAGCACGCGAAGTTAAGCGTGTAAAATTAGCTGACAAGTTCTTTGCAAAGCGCTTAGAGCTGAAAGCAATTATCTCTGATGTGAACGCATCTGACGAAGATCGTTGGAATGCAGTGCTCAAGCTGCAAACGCTTCCTCGTGATTCCAGCCCAAGCCGTCAACGTAACCGTTGCCGTCAGACAGGTCGTCCTCACGGCGTCCTGCGTAAGTTTGGGTTAAGCCGTATTAAGGTCCGTGAAGCCGCTATGCGCGGTGAAATCCCGGGTCTGAAAAAGGCCAGCTGGTAA
- the rpsH gene encoding 30S ribosomal protein S8, which yields MSMQDPIADMLTRIRNGQAANKVAVTMPSSKLKVAIANVLKEEGYIEEYKVVGDTKPELELVLKYFQGAPVVESIQRVSRPGLRIYKRKDELPKVMAGLGIAVISTSKGVMTDRAARQAGLGGEIICYVA from the coding sequence ATGAGCATGCAAGATCCGATCGCGGATATGCTGACCCGTATTAGAAACGGTCAGGCCGCGAACAAAGTTGCGGTCACAATGCCTTCCTCCAAGCTTAAAGTGGCTATTGCCAACGTGCTGAAGGAAGAAGGCTATATCGAAGAATACAAAGTTGTAGGCGACACCAAGCCCGAACTGGAACTGGTACTTAAGTACTTCCAGGGCGCGCCGGTCGTAGAAAGCATCCAGCGTGTAAGCCGCCCTGGTCTGCGCATCTATAAAAGAAAAGATGAGCTACCAAAAGTTATGGCCGGTTTAGGTATTGCTGTTATTTCTACCTCTAAGGGTGTTATGACCGATCGTGCAGCTCGCCAGGCAGGTCTTGGTGGCGAGATTATCTGCTACGTAGCTTAA
- the rplN gene encoding 50S ribosomal protein L14, translating to MIQEQTMLTVADNSGARSVMCIKVLGGSHRRYAGVGDIIKITIKEAIPRGKVKKGDVLKAVVVRTRKGVRRPDGSVVRFDRNACVLLNNNSEQPIGTRIFGPVTRELRSEKFMKIISLAPEVL from the coding sequence ATGATCCAAGAACAGACTATGCTGACCGTCGCTGACAACTCCGGCGCGCGTAGCGTAATGTGTATCAAGGTTCTGGGTGGATCGCACCGTCGCTACGCTGGCGTGGGCGACATCATTAAAATTACCATCAAGGAAGCAATTCCTCGCGGTAAGGTTAAAAAAGGTGATGTCCTCAAGGCGGTAGTGGTGCGCACCAGAAAGGGTGTTCGTCGCCCTGACGGATCTGTCGTTCGCTTCGATCGCAATGCTTGTGTGTTGTTAAACAACAACAGCGAGCAGCCGATCGGTACGCGTATTTTCGGGCCGGTGACTCGTGAACTTCGTTCTGAAAAGTTCATGAAAATCATCTCATTAGCGCCAGAAGTACTGTAA
- the rpsQ gene encoding 30S ribosomal protein S17, translating to MTDKIRTLQGRVVSDKMEKSLVVAIERMVKHPVYGKFIKRTTKLHVHDENNECGIGDLVEITECRPLSKTKSWTLVRVVEKAVL from the coding sequence ATGACTGATAAAATCCGTACTCTGCAAGGTCGTGTTGTTAGCGACAAGATGGAGAAATCCCTTGTTGTAGCGATTGAGCGTATGGTGAAGCACCCGGTATATGGTAAGTTCATCAAACGTACGACCAAGCTGCACGTACATGACGAGAACAATGAATGTGGAATCGGCGATCTGGTGGAAATCACTGAATGCCGTCCACTGTCTAAGACTAAGTCTTGGACGCTTGTTCGAGTTGTAGAGAAAGCGGTTCTGTAA
- the rplX gene encoding 50S ribosomal protein L24, with amino-acid sequence MAAKIRRDDEVIVLTGKDKGKRGKVKSVLSSSKIVVEGINLVKKHQKPVPALNQPGGIVEKEAAIQVSNVAIYNASTGKADRVGFRFEDGKKVRFFKSNSETIK; translated from the coding sequence ATGGCAGCGAAAATCCGTCGTGATGACGAAGTTATCGTGTTAACCGGTAAAGATAAAGGTAAGCGCGGTAAAGTTAAGAGTGTCCTGTCTTCCAGTAAGATTGTTGTTGAAGGCATTAACCTGGTTAAGAAACATCAGAAGCCGGTTCCGGCCCTGAACCAACCAGGTGGCATCGTTGAAAAAGAAGCCGCTATTCAGGTTTCCAACGTTGCGATCTACAACGCATCTACCGGCAAGGCTGACCGTGTAGGCTTTCGTTTTGAAGACGGCAAAAAAGTCCGTTTCTTCAAATCTAATAGCGAAACTATTAAGTAA
- the rpmD gene encoding 50S ribosomal protein L30, with product MAKTIKITQVRSSIGRLPKHKATLVGLGLRRIGHTVEREDTPAVRGMINSISYMLKVEE from the coding sequence ATGGCAAAGACTATCAAAATTACTCAAGTTCGCAGCTCCATCGGCCGCCTGCCTAAGCATAAAGCTACGCTGGTTGGTTTAGGTCTGCGTCGTATCGGTCATACCGTTGAGCGCGAGGATACTCCTGCGGTTCGCGGAATGATCAACAGTATTTCCTATATGCTTAAAGTGGAGGAGTAA
- the rpsM gene encoding 30S ribosomal protein S13 — MARIAGINIPDHKHTVIALTAIFGIGKTRSQAICKAAGFAEHVKISELSEEQIDILRDEVAKYTVEGDLRREITMSIKRLMDLGCYRGMRHRRGLPVRGQRTKTNARTRKGPRKPIKK, encoded by the coding sequence GTGGCCCGTATAGCAGGCATTAACATTCCTGATCATAAACATACCGTGATCGCATTAACTGCGATCTTCGGTATCGGTAAAACCCGCTCACAGGCTATCTGTAAAGCGGCTGGTTTTGCTGAACATGTTAAGATCAGTGAACTGTCTGAAGAGCAAATTGACATTCTGCGTGACGAAGTTGCCAAGTACACTGTCGAAGGTGACCTGCGTCGTGAAATTACCATGAGCATCAAGCGTCTGATGGACCTTGGCTGCTACCGTGGTATGCGTCATCGTCGTGGTCTCCCGGTTCGCGGTCAGCGTACCAAGACTAATGCCCGTACCCGCAAGGGTCCGCGCAAGCCGATCAAGAAATAA
- the rpsC gene encoding 30S ribosomal protein S3 yields MGQKVHPNGIRLGIVKPWNSTWYANTKEFADNLDSDFKVRQFLNKELEKASVSRIVIERPAKSIRVTIHTARPGIVIGKKGEDVEKLRNAVATIAGVPAQINIAEVRKPELDAKLVADSITSQLERRVMFRRAMKRAVQNAMRIGAKGIKVEVSGRLGGAEIARTEWYREGRVPLHTLRADIDYNTSEAHTTYGVIGVKVWIFKGEILGGMAAVEQPEKPAAQPKKQQRKGRK; encoded by the coding sequence ATGGGTCAGAAAGTACATCCGAATGGTATTCGACTGGGTATTGTAAAACCTTGGAACTCTACCTGGTACGCAAATACCAAAGAATTCGCTGATAACCTGGACAGCGATTTTAAAGTTCGCCAGTTCTTGAACAAAGAGCTGGAGAAGGCTTCCGTTTCTCGTATCGTTATCGAGCGCCCAGCCAAGAGCATCCGTGTGACTATTCACACTGCTCGTCCGGGCATCGTTATCGGCAAGAAAGGGGAAGATGTAGAAAAGCTGCGCAACGCGGTGGCGACTATCGCCGGCGTGCCTGCGCAAATCAATATCGCCGAAGTGCGTAAACCTGAACTGGACGCGAAGCTGGTTGCTGATAGCATCACTTCTCAGCTTGAGCGTCGTGTGATGTTCCGTCGCGCGATGAAGCGTGCCGTTCAGAACGCAATGCGTATTGGCGCTAAAGGTATCAAAGTGGAAGTCAGTGGCCGTCTAGGCGGTGCTGAGATCGCGCGTACCGAATGGTACCGTGAAGGTCGTGTTCCGTTGCACACTCTGCGTGCGGATATCGATTACAACACTTCTGAAGCGCACACCACTTATGGTGTAATCGGCGTTAAAGTGTGGATCTTCAAAGGTGAGATCTTGGGTGGTATGGCTGCCGTTGAACAACCGGAAAAACCGGCTGCTCAACCGAAAAAGCAGCAGCGTAAAGGCCGTAAATAA
- the rplV gene encoding 50S ribosomal protein L22, which translates to METIAKHRHARSSAQKVRLVADLIRGKKVSQALEILTYTNKKAAELVKKVLESAIANAEHNDGADIDDLKVAKIFVDEGPSMKRIMPRAKGRADRILKRTSHITVVVSDR; encoded by the coding sequence ATGGAAACTATCGCTAAACATCGCCACGCTCGTTCTTCTGCACAGAAGGTCCGCCTTGTTGCTGACCTGATTCGCGGTAAGAAAGTGTCGCAAGCTCTGGAAATTTTAACCTACACCAACAAGAAAGCTGCTGAGTTGGTTAAAAAAGTACTTGAGTCTGCCATTGCAAACGCAGAACACAACGATGGCGCTGACATCGACGATCTGAAAGTCGCTAAGATTTTCGTCGACGAAGGTCCAAGCATGAAGCGTATTATGCCTCGTGCAAAAGGCCGTGCAGATCGCATTCTGAAGCGCACCAGCCACATCACTGTGGTTGTGTCCGATCGCTGA
- the rpmJ gene encoding 50S ribosomal protein L36, with protein sequence MKVRASVKKLCRNCKIIKRHGIVRVICVEPKHKQRQG encoded by the coding sequence ATGAAAGTTCGTGCTTCCGTCAAGAAACTATGCCGCAACTGCAAAATCATTAAGCGCCACGGTATCGTGCGCGTGATTTGCGTTGAACCAAAGCATAAACAGCGTCAAGGCTGA
- the rpmC gene encoding 50S ribosomal protein L29, with the protein MKAKELREKSVEELNTELLNLLREQFNLRMQAASGQLQQSHLLKQVRRNVARVKTLLNEKAGA; encoded by the coding sequence ATGAAAGCAAAAGAGCTGCGTGAAAAAAGTGTTGAAGAGCTGAACACTGAGCTGCTGAACCTGCTGCGTGAACAGTTTAATCTGCGCATGCAAGCGGCAAGCGGCCAGCTGCAACAGTCTCACCTGTTGAAGCAAGTGCGTCGTAACGTTGCACGTGTGAAAACTTTACTGAACGAGAAGGCGGGTGCGTAA
- the rpsE gene encoding 30S ribosomal protein S5, with translation MSHIEKQAGELQEKLIAVNRVSKTVKGGRIFSFTALTVVGDGNGRVGFGYGKAREVPAAIQKAMEKARRNMINVALNSGTLQHPVKGVHTGSRVFMQPAFEGTGIIAGGAMRAVLEVAGVRNVLAKAYGSTNPINVVRATMDALENMKSPEMVAAKRGKAIEDILG, from the coding sequence ATGTCTCACATCGAAAAACAGGCTGGTGAACTGCAGGAAAAGCTGATCGCGGTAAATCGCGTATCTAAAACCGTTAAGGGTGGCCGTATTTTTAGCTTCACCGCACTGACTGTAGTGGGTGATGGCAACGGGCGCGTAGGTTTTGGTTACGGTAAAGCGCGTGAAGTTCCAGCAGCGATCCAGAAGGCGATGGAAAAAGCCCGTCGCAATATGATCAATGTTGCTCTGAACAGCGGTACCCTGCAGCACCCAGTTAAGGGTGTTCACACAGGTTCTCGCGTGTTCATGCAGCCAGCATTTGAAGGTACCGGTATTATCGCCGGCGGTGCAATGCGCGCCGTTCTGGAAGTCGCCGGAGTACGTAACGTATTGGCTAAGGCCTATGGTTCTACTAACCCGATTAACGTGGTTCGTGCAACTATGGACGCCTTGGAAAATATGAAGTCTCCTGAGATGGTTGCTGCCAAGCGTGGTAAAGCCATCGAAGACATTCTGGGGTAA
- the rplF gene encoding 50S ribosomal protein L6 codes for MSRVAKAPVVIPAGVEVKLNGQAITIKGKNGELSRTVHDAVAVNQDNGALTFAPRDGFANGWAQAGTARALINGMVVGVTEGFTKKLQLVGVGYRAAIKGNAVSLSLGFSHPVEHALPAGITAECPSQTEIVLKGADKQLIGQVAADLRAYRRPEPYKGKGVRYADEVVRTKEAKKK; via the coding sequence ATGTCTCGTGTTGCTAAAGCACCCGTCGTTATTCCTGCTGGTGTCGAGGTAAAACTCAACGGTCAGGCTATAACAATTAAGGGTAAAAACGGCGAGCTGTCACGTACAGTCCATGACGCCGTTGCAGTTAATCAGGATAACGGTGCGTTAACCTTCGCTCCTCGCGACGGTTTCGCTAACGGGTGGGCCCAAGCGGGTACCGCACGCGCTCTGATCAACGGCATGGTTGTCGGTGTTACTGAAGGCTTCACCAAGAAGCTACAGCTGGTAGGCGTAGGCTACCGTGCGGCAATTAAGGGTAATGCAGTAAGCCTGTCTTTAGGCTTCTCTCACCCTGTTGAGCACGCTCTGCCTGCAGGCATCACTGCCGAATGTCCAAGCCAAACTGAAATCGTACTGAAAGGTGCTGATAAGCAGTTAATTGGTCAGGTCGCTGCAGATTTGCGTGCCTACCGTCGTCCTGAGCCTTACAAAGGCAAGGGTGTCCGTTACGCCGACGAAGTCGTGCGTACCAAAGAGGCTAAGAAGAAGTAA
- the rplO gene encoding 50S ribosomal protein L15, with amino-acid sequence MRLNTLAPGEGSKHAPKRLGRGIGSGLGKTGGRGHKGQKSRSGGGVRRGFEGGQMPLYRRLPKFGFTSRKAMVTAEVRLSDLARVEGDVIDLNVLKAANVIGIEIEFAKVMLSGEIKRPVTVRGMRVSKGARAAIEAAGGKIEE; translated from the coding sequence ATGCGTTTAAATACTCTGGCTCCGGGCGAAGGCTCAAAACACGCTCCTAAGCGCTTAGGTCGCGGTATCGGTTCTGGTCTGGGTAAAACCGGCGGTCGTGGTCACAAAGGTCAGAAGTCTCGTTCTGGCGGTGGCGTACGTCGTGGTTTTGAAGGCGGTCAGATGCCTTTATACCGTCGTTTACCGAAGTTCGGTTTTACTTCTCGTAAGGCGATGGTGACAGCAGAAGTTCGTCTGTCCGACCTGGCCCGCGTTGAAGGCGATGTGATCGACCTGAACGTGCTGAAAGCGGCTAACGTTATCGGCATCGAGATTGAGTTTGCGAAAGTAATGCTTTCCGGCGAAATCAAGCGTCCGGTTACCGTTCGTGGTATGCGCGTATCGAAAGGCGCGCGCGCTGCGATTGAAGCCGCTGGCGGGAAAATTGAGGAATAA
- the rpsD gene encoding 30S ribosomal protein S4 — protein MARYLGPKLKLSRREGTDLFLKSGVRAIDTKCKIEQAPGQHGARKPRLSDYGVQLREKQKVRRIYGVLERQFRNYYKEATRLKGNTGENLLCLLEGRLDNVVYRMGFGATRAEARQLVSHKAVMVNGRVVNIASFQVSPNDVVSVREKAKKQSRIKAALELFEQREKPTWIEVDAAKMEGVFKRNPERADLSADINEHLIVELYSK, from the coding sequence ATGGCTAGATATTTGGGTCCTAAGCTCAAGCTGAGCCGTCGTGAGGGCACCGACTTATTCCTTAAGTCTGGTGTTCGTGCGATCGATACCAAGTGTAAAATTGAACAAGCTCCTGGTCAGCACGGTGCGCGTAAGCCACGTCTGTCTGACTATGGCGTCCAGTTACGTGAAAAGCAAAAAGTTCGTCGTATTTACGGCGTTCTGGAGCGTCAGTTCCGTAACTATTATAAAGAAGCAACTCGCCTTAAGGGCAACACCGGTGAAAACCTGTTGTGTCTGTTGGAAGGTCGTTTAGACAACGTTGTTTACCGCATGGGGTTCGGCGCTACGCGTGCTGAAGCACGTCAGCTGGTTAGCCACAAGGCCGTAATGGTTAATGGTCGCGTTGTTAACATCGCTTCTTTTCAGGTATCTCCGAATGACGTAGTCAGCGTACGTGAAAAAGCGAAAAAGCAATCTCGTATTAAGGCCGCTTTAGAGCTGTTTGAACAGCGCGAAAAGCCGACTTGGATCGAAGTTGATGCTGCAAAGATGGAAGGCGTTTTCAAACGTAATCCTGAGCGCGCCGATCTGTCTGCGGACATTAACGAACACCTGATCGTCGAACTTTACTCTAAGTAA
- a CDS encoding DNA-directed RNA polymerase subunit alpha, protein MQGSVTEFLKPRLVDIEQLSSTHAKVTLEPLERGFGHTLGNALRRILLSSMPGCAVTEVEIDGVLHEYSTKEGVQEDILEILLNLKGLAVKVHGKDEVILSLNKSGIGPVTAADITHDGDVEIVKPQHLICHLTDENASISMRIKVQRGRGYVPASARIHTEEDERPIGRLLVDACYSPVERIAYNVEAARVEQRTDLDKLVIEMETNGTIDPEESIRRAATILAEQLEAFVDLRDVRQPEVKEEKPEFDPILLRPVDDLELTVRSANCLKAEAIHYIGDLVQRTEVELLKTPNLGKKSLTEIKDVLASRGLSLGMRLENWPPASIADE, encoded by the coding sequence ATGCAGGGTTCTGTGACAGAGTTTCTAAAACCACGCCTGGTGGATATCGAGCAACTGAGTTCGACTCATGCCAAGGTGACCCTTGAGCCGTTAGAGCGTGGCTTTGGCCATACTTTAGGTAACGCACTGCGCCGCATTCTGCTGTCATCCATGCCGGGATGTGCGGTAACAGAGGTTGAGATTGATGGTGTACTTCATGAGTACAGCACCAAAGAGGGCGTTCAGGAAGATATCCTGGAAATCCTGCTCAATCTGAAAGGGTTAGCGGTAAAAGTTCATGGTAAAGATGAAGTTATTCTTAGCTTGAATAAGTCTGGCATTGGCCCTGTGACTGCAGCCGACATCACCCACGATGGTGATGTTGAAATCGTCAAACCTCAGCACCTGATCTGTCACCTGACTGATGAGAACGCATCTATTAGTATGCGTATCAAAGTTCAGCGCGGTCGTGGTTATGTGCCGGCTTCTGCCCGTATTCATACGGAAGAAGACGAGCGCCCAATCGGTCGTTTGCTGGTTGACGCCTGCTACAGCCCAGTAGAGCGTATTGCCTACAATGTTGAAGCAGCGCGTGTTGAACAGCGTACCGACTTGGATAAGCTGGTTATCGAGATGGAAACCAACGGCACGATCGATCCGGAAGAATCGATCCGTCGTGCGGCAACCATTCTGGCGGAACAACTTGAAGCTTTCGTTGACTTACGTGATGTACGTCAACCAGAAGTGAAAGAAGAGAAGCCAGAGTTCGATCCGATCCTGCTGCGCCCGGTTGACGATCTGGAACTGACTGTCCGCTCCGCTAACTGCCTCAAGGCAGAAGCTATCCACTACATCGGTGATCTGGTACAGCGTACCGAAGTTGAGCTGTTGAAAACGCCTAACTTGGGTAAAAAATCTCTTACTGAGATTAAAGACGTGCTGGCTTCCCGCGGTCTGTCTCTGGGCATGCGCCTGGAAAACTGGCCGCCAGCTAGTATTGCTGACGAGTAA
- the rplR gene encoding 50S ribosomal protein L18, translating to MDKKAARIRRATRARRKIKELCATRLVVHRTPRHIYAQVIAPNGSEVLVAASTVEKAIAEQVKYTGNKDAAAAVGKAIAERALAKEITKVSFDRSGFQYHGRVQALADAAREAGLQF from the coding sequence ATGGATAAGAAAGCAGCTCGTATCCGTCGTGCGACCCGCGCACGTCGTAAGATTAAAGAACTGTGTGCGACTCGCCTGGTGGTTCACCGTACTCCGCGCCACATTTACGCACAGGTTATCGCACCGAACGGTTCTGAAGTTCTGGTTGCAGCCTCTACCGTAGAGAAGGCGATTGCAGAGCAAGTGAAATATACCGGAAACAAAGACGCTGCCGCCGCAGTAGGTAAAGCTATTGCTGAGCGCGCGCTGGCCAAAGAGATCACTAAGGTGTCCTTTGACCGTTCTGGTTTCCAATATCATGGTCGAGTCCAGGCGCTGGCAGATGCTGCCCGCGAAGCTGGCCTTCAGTTCTAA
- the secY gene encoding preprotein translocase subunit SecY — translation MAKQPGLDFQSAKGGIGELKRRLLFVVGALIVFRIGSFIPIPGIDATVLAKLLEQQRGTIIDMFNMFSGGALSRASVFALGIMPYISASIIVQLLTVVHPKLAELKKEGETGRRKISQYTRYGTLVLAIFQSIGIATGLPNMGMPGLVINPGFAFYFTAVVSLVTGTMFLMWLGEQVTERGIGNGISIIIFAGIVAGLPPAIGQTIEDARQGELHVLLLLLIAVLVFAVTFFVVFVERGQRRIVVNYAKRQQGRRVYAAQSTHLPLKVNMAGVIPAIFASSIILFPATIASWFGGGTGWNWLTTISMNLQPGQPLYVLLYAAAIIFFCFFYTALVFNPRETADNLKKSGAFVPGIRPGEQTAKYIDKVMTRLTFVGAMYITFICLIPEFMRDAMKVPFNFGGTSLLIVVVVIMDFMAQVQTLMMSSQYESALKKANLKGYGR, via the coding sequence ATGGCTAAGCAACCAGGATTAGATTTTCAAAGTGCGAAAGGCGGTATCGGCGAGCTGAAGCGCAGACTGTTGTTTGTGGTTGGTGCTTTGATCGTGTTCCGCATCGGCTCTTTTATTCCGATCCCTGGTATTGACGCCACTGTGCTTGCCAAGTTACTCGAGCAGCAAAGAGGGACCATCATTGACATGTTTAACATGTTCTCTGGTGGCGCCCTCAGTCGTGCCTCTGTCTTTGCGCTGGGCATTATGCCGTACATCTCGGCCTCTATTATCGTACAGCTGTTGACTGTGGTTCATCCTAAGTTAGCAGAGTTGAAAAAAGAGGGCGAAACTGGTCGTCGCAAGATTAGCCAGTATACGCGTTACGGTACATTGGTTCTGGCCATATTCCAGTCTATCGGTATTGCTACCGGTTTACCGAATATGGGGATGCCGGGCTTGGTGATTAATCCAGGCTTTGCATTTTACTTTACTGCGGTTGTGAGTCTGGTTACGGGAACCATGTTCCTGATGTGGCTGGGTGAGCAGGTGACTGAACGGGGTATCGGTAACGGTATTTCGATCATCATTTTCGCCGGTATCGTAGCAGGGCTACCGCCTGCGATTGGGCAGACTATCGAGGATGCTCGGCAGGGTGAGCTACATGTTCTTCTGCTACTGTTGATTGCCGTTTTAGTATTCGCGGTAACGTTCTTTGTTGTGTTTGTTGAGCGTGGTCAGCGTCGTATTGTCGTTAACTACGCTAAGCGCCAGCAGGGGCGTCGCGTATATGCAGCTCAGAGCACTCACTTACCGTTGAAAGTGAATATGGCGGGTGTTATTCCTGCAATCTTTGCTTCAAGTATCATTCTGTTCCCGGCAACTATTGCTTCGTGGTTCGGTGGTGGTACCGGTTGGAACTGGTTGACAACAATTTCTATGAATTTGCAACCTGGACAACCGCTTTATGTGTTACTCTATGCGGCCGCAATCATATTCTTCTGTTTCTTCTATACGGCGTTGGTCTTCAACCCTCGTGAAACAGCGGATAACCTGAAGAAGTCCGGTGCGTTTGTACCAGGGATTCGTCCGGGAGAGCAAACGGCTAAATACATAGATAAAGTGATGACGCGTCTGACTTTCGTTGGCGCCATGTACATTACCTTTATCTGCCTGATCCCGGAGTTCATGCGTGATGCGATGAAAGTACCCTTTAACTTTGGTGGTACTTCACTATTGATTGTCGTCGTCGTTATCATGGACTTTATGGCTCAAGTGCAAACTCTGATGATGTCTAGTCAGTATGAGTCTGCATTGAAGAAAGCAAACCTGAAAGGCTACGGCCGTTAA
- the rplP gene encoding 50S ribosomal protein L16 has protein sequence MLQPKRTKFRKVHKGRNRGLAAGADVSFGTFGLKAVGRGRLTARQIEAARRAMTRAVKRQGKIWIRVFPDKPITEKPLEVRMGKGKGNVEYWVALIQPGKVLYEMDGVPEEVAREAFKLAAAKLPIKTTFVTKTVM, from the coding sequence ATGTTACAACCAAAGCGTACAAAATTCCGTAAAGTGCACAAAGGCCGCAACCGTGGTCTGGCTGCCGGCGCGGATGTGAGCTTCGGCACTTTCGGTCTGAAAGCTGTTGGCCGCGGTCGTCTGACTGCTCGCCAAATCGAGGCGGCACGTCGTGCCATGACACGTGCAGTTAAGCGTCAAGGTAAGATCTGGATTCGTGTATTCCCAGACAAACCAATCACTGAAAAGCCGCTTGAAGTTCGTATGGGTAAAGGTAAGGGTAACGTAGAATACTGGGTAGCCCTTATCCAGCCGGGCAAAGTCCTGTATGAAATGGACGGCGTTCCGGAAGAAGTCGCCCGCGAAGCGTTCAAGCTGGCAGCAGCAAAACTGCCGATTAAAACCACCTTTGTAACTAAGACGGTGATGTAA